In Pseudomonas sp. LRP2-20, the genomic window CCGCGCGGCGCTCGATTTGCGCAACCCCACCGCCCTCAAGGCATGCACCTCCTAAGTATCATCGTGTTACATATTCATCCACCACCTGCGACTATCGTGCAGCGGTCGCGTTTCGCCATACCCCGCTAACATATTGTTTCAATGGCGATCTCTCGCCACCGCTATCGTTTTTGGTTCACAAAGGAAGCTTTCACGGATGCAGTCCGCCTACACCGTCCTCATCCTGCTGACGCTGGTAAGCGTGTCGAAACTGGTCGGGCGGGTGATCCCGTTGCCGCTGCCACTGGTGCAGATCGCCGCCGGCGCGCTGCTGGCGTGGCCGACGCTGGGCCTGCATGTGGCCCTGGACCCAGAATTGTTCCTGTTCCTGTTCTTGCCGCCACTGCTGTTCGCCGACGGTTGGCGCATCCCCAAGCGCGAATTGTGGCGCATCCGTGGGCCCGTGGTGGCACTGGCCGTGGGGTTGGTGCTGTTCACCGTGGTCGGCGCCGGGTACTTCATCCACTGGCTGCTGCCGAGCATTCCACTGCCGGTGGCCTTCGCCCTGGCCGCCGTGCTGTCGCCCACCGATGCCGTGGCGGTGTCGGCCATCACCCAGGATCGCTTGCCAACCCCGCTGATGCACATGCTGCAAGGTGAGGCGCTGATGAACGATGCCTCCGGTCTGGTGACGTTCAAGTTTGCCCTGGCCGCCGCCATCACCGGGGCGTTCTCGCTGGCCGATGCCAGCTTCAGTTTCGTGCTGGTCGCCCTCGGTGGCCTGGCGGTGGGGGTGGGCCTGAGCTGGCTGATCGGCCGCCTGCGGGCCTGGATGATCGCCCGTGGCTGGGATGACCCGGCCACCCACGTGGTATTCATGCTGCTGTTGCCATTTGCCGCCTATGTGCTGGCTGAACGCCTGGGCGTGTCGGGCATTCTCTCGGCGGTGGCCGCCGGCATGATGCAGAGCTGGCTGGACCTGTTGCCGCGCCAGACCAGCACGCGGCTGCTCAACCGCAGCGTCTGGTCGCTGCTGGAGTTCGCCTTCAATGGCCTTATCTTCCTGCTGTTGGGCCTGCAGCTGCCGGACATCATCAAGGCCGTGGTCAGCCACGAGACCACCGTCTGGCCGACCCTGGCCTGGCGTTGCCTGGATGTGCTGGCGATCTTTGCCGCGTTGATTGTGCTGCGGTTCGTCTGGGTGCAGAGCATCTGGCGCTCGATTGGTGTGGTCCGTCGCTGGCGCGGCAAGCCGGCGCTGGTGTTGATGCCCACTGCGCGCTCCTGCTGGCTGCTGACGTTGGGCGGTGTGCGGGGGGCGGTGACCCTGGCGGGTGTGATGTCGGTGCCCTTGCTGATCGGCGCGGGCCAGGCGTTCCCTGAGCGCGACCTGCTGATCTTCATTGCTGCCGGGGTGATTCTGCTGTCGCTGATCAGTGCCTGTATTGCCCTGCCGTTTTTGTTGCGCGGGATCACCAAGAGCCCGGACGAACGGCTGCATCAGGAAGTGCAGGAAGCCTGGCGGCGTACGGCCGAGGCGGCGATCCATGCGCTTGAGGCTGAAGAAGTGATCGATGCCAGCGCGCCTCAGGATGCGGCCCAGGCGACCTTGGCCACGGAGTTGAAGGCGCGGCTGATGGCCGAATACCGGGATGAGCTGGACAGCTACAACGACACGGCCGAGGCACGGGCACTGGCCGAACAGATGGACTTGCTGGAGCGGCGTTTGCGCTTGCGTGCGCTGCGGGCGCAGCGGCTGGAGCTGTATAACCTGCATCGCCAGCA contains:
- a CDS encoding Na+/H+ antiporter, which translates into the protein MQSAYTVLILLTLVSVSKLVGRVIPLPLPLVQIAAGALLAWPTLGLHVALDPELFLFLFLPPLLFADGWRIPKRELWRIRGPVVALAVGLVLFTVVGAGYFIHWLLPSIPLPVAFALAAVLSPTDAVAVSAITQDRLPTPLMHMLQGEALMNDASGLVTFKFALAAAITGAFSLADASFSFVLVALGGLAVGVGLSWLIGRLRAWMIARGWDDPATHVVFMLLLPFAAYVLAERLGVSGILSAVAAGMMQSWLDLLPRQTSTRLLNRSVWSLLEFAFNGLIFLLLGLQLPDIIKAVVSHETTVWPTLAWRCLDVLAIFAALIVLRFVWVQSIWRSIGVVRRWRGKPALVLMPTARSCWLLTLGGVRGAVTLAGVMSVPLLIGAGQAFPERDLLIFIAAGVILLSLISACIALPFLLRGITKSPDERLHQEVQEAWRRTAEAAIHALEAEEVIDASAPQDAAQATLATELKARLMAEYRDELDSYNDTAEARALAEQMDLLERRLRLRALRAQRLELYNLHRQHLVGDEVVRQVLGELDLSEANLGQVR